The DNA region AAAGCATTCAAGCAAGGATTTTTTCATTCTATACCTTAACGAGTTTTATGCAGGCCGTAAAGCCGTTATACGTGCAAATATAGAAACCTGGATAACATCACAAAAAAAATCTGTGCCCCATTGCTCTTTTTAATAAAATTAGTTATATTTTGTTCACTAGCACATTTGTGCATTTTGTTTGTGTTTTTTCAGCCTGTAACACAAAGGAGAAAGAATGAGTAGAGAGAACGTCATAAATACTGACGAAACTGCCTTCCAAAAGATATGTGACAATTCTCATTTTAATTATATAGCAAACTCGCCACAATTAAAAATTATCAAATAAGTATCATTTTTTAGATAAGCCTTGACACTGTATCAAAAAGGAGATACATTTGGAAGAGATTATTGCATACGAGGGAGTGTCGTTTACTATTGAATGGTTTTATGATGAACAAGGAAAAAGCGACGCCTTAGATTTTTTCAATGGACTTGATGATGTTAACAAAAGAAAGGTAATGATGCTTTTCAAACGAATGGGAGATTTTGGCCGAATTTCAGACATTACCAAATTTCGTAATGAGGGGGATAAAATTTACGCCTTCAAACCCCAGCCAAATAGATTTTTGTCATTTTTCTATACCGGTCAAAAAATTATTGTAACAAATGCCTTTTGTAAAAAATGTCAAAAGCTCCCTGAGGAAGAAAAACAAAAAGCTTTAAATAGAAAGGAAAATTACGAACAACGAGTTTTCGGTGGGACATATTATGCCAAAGTCTAAATCAACTTTTGAAAAAATGATGGAAGATCCAAAGCAAAAAGAAGCTTTCGACAAGGAATATGCCAACTTTCTTTTGTCGGAGTTGCTTTTAGATGCTATGGCCCAAGAAAAAATTAGCGTTCGTAAGTTATCGAATCTTTCTGGAATTTCAACATCGGTCATACAGAATTTACGAGCAATGCAACCCGTCAATATAACACTAAAGACATTAACTGCGCTCCTTGCACCTTTAGGGTACGAACTTACAGCTCGTAAAGGCAAAAAAATCGTAAAACTTTCCGCTTGACCATTGAATTAAAAAGTTCAAAGCGTTCAAGCAAGACAATGCCGCAAATGAAAGATGTTAATAAAAAACAGATCTCTCAAGATCAAGCCTTTGACGCTCTAGAAAGAATCATCAAGGTAGCTCCAGAACTTGACGACGAAAAGGAGCTGGCGTCGTGGCGCGTCGACAGGTACGCCCAAAATACACTAAAAGAAATTCAAGCGCTCTTTGAGACTGATAAAGGATGGAATTCCGAGGAAGAAATGATTGTCGACATAGCTAAATTTAGGCGGCCCAATCACTGAGTTTGCATTGCAAATTAAAACCTCTTTGCGGCGATGACTTCTTCTTGCTTCTGCTGCAAAATTAAATCACACACCAACGCAAAGAAACGGGCTTCTTCTTCGGAACGAGCCTTTTCAAGAATGTCAGAAGTTTCGTCAAAATTAATCTTCTTGCATTCGTCGTACAGTTCTTGCAATTTTTCAATTTGACACATGTTAAAACTCCTTTGACAACAATATAGATATTTCTATCGCAAAAACAAATAGATGCAAAAAAGAGCCCCGCCTCCAATGAGACGGGGTTCTTTTAGTTTCTTGAACAACCGACCTTGACTTTCGTCAGGGTGACAGTTGCGCGGGACTCACGCCACCGAAGAATTAAACTTCTTCGATGCTTGCGTGGTATTGACGCCTACTCCACAAAGTGGATAACTCAACTAAGCCTCTAAAGAGGCTAGTTTCGTATAGGCGTCAGCTGCTTCGCCTCAGCCATGCCAGAGAGCAAGCTCTCTGTCGCGGCATTGACGCTTACGCGTCATGCTGGCGGCTCAGCAATAATTACGCAAGCATAATTACTGCATTCGCCTTTGGGCATACTCGGCTTGCACGCTACTCCTGCAGGCTCTTCACTACGTTAAATCTCTTCAATGGAGGAATGATATTCCTGGAGAGATTTAACTTCGCCCTTGCCTGCCTTAGCAGCGGCAATACCCTTGACTGTGTCGAGAGCGGCGGCGAGAGTGGTGATGTAAGGAGTCTTGTACTTGATGGCAGCCTTACGGATGGCGGATTCATCGGCAACAGCGTCGCGGCGAGCCCACGGGGTGTTGATGATGAGGTTCACCTGCTTGTTCAGGATAACATCCAGAACGTTGGGGCGGCCTTCGGCGATCTTGTTCACCACTTCGCACTTGACGCCAGCCTTTTCGTAGAACTTGGCGGTGCCTTCGGTTGCGTAGATCTTGAAGCCAAGTTCCTGGAAACGCTGACCCACTTCGATTGCCTGGTCGCAGAGGTTGGTCTTGTCAGACAAGCTGATAAGAACTGCACCGCTGGAAGGCAAGATGGAGCCTGCGGCTTCCTGGCTCTTGTAGTAAGCCAGGGCGAAGTCTTCGGAGAGACCAAGCACTTCACCGGTGGAACGCATTTCAGGGCCGAGAACCGGGTCAACCTTGGGGAACTTGTCAAACGGGAACACAGCTTCCTTGGCACCGTGGTGCTTGAACTTCTTGTCCTTCAGCTTCAAATCTTCCAGCTTTTCACCCATCATGAGGCGGGTTGCAAGGCGGGCCATCTGAGTGTTACAAACCTTGGAGACCAGAGGCACGGTACGGGATGCGCGGGGGTTGGCTTCGAGAACGAAAACCTTGCCGTCTTCGATGGCGTACTGCATGTTCATGAGACCGCAAACGTGGAGGGATTCTGCAATCTTACGAGTGTAATCCTTGATGGTCTTCAGGTTTGCTTCGGTAATGGTTACCGGCGGAATAATGCAGGCGGAGTCACCGGAGTGGACACCTGCAAGTTCCACGTGTTCCATCACGGACGGAATGTAAACGTGTTCGCCATCAGAGAGGGCGTCGGCTTCGCATTCCAGAGCGTTGTGGAGGAAACGGTCGATGAGGAGCGGGCGATCCGGGGTAACGCCAACAGCCTTGGCAACGTATTCGCGGAGCATGTTTTCGTCGTAGATGACTTCCATGCCGCGGCCGCCAAGCACGAAGCTGGGGCGGATCATCACAGGGTAGCCACCGATCTGCTTGACGCAAGCGAGGGCTTCGTCGATGTTCGTTGCCATGCCACTTTCGGGCATGGGGATTTCCAGCTGGTCCATCATCTTGCGGAACAGGTCGCGGTCTTCAGCGATATCGATGGAATCGATGCTGGTACCGAGAATCTTCACGCCTTCGTCGCTGAGTGCGCGGGCGATGTTCAGCGGAGTCTGGCCACCGAACTGCACGATAACGCCGGCGGGCTGTTCCTTCTTGTAAATCTGGAGAACGTCTTCGAGGGTCACCGGTTCGAAGTACAGCTTGTCGCTGGTATCGTAGTCGGTAGAAACGGTTTCCGGGTTGCAGTTCACCATGATGGTTTCGTAACCCATTTCGCGGAGAGCCATTGCAGCGTGGCAGCAGCAATAGTCGAATTCAATACCTTGGCCGATACGGTTCGGGCCACCGCCGAGGATCATGATCTTCTTCGGGTTGTTGGTGGCGGTAGATTCGTCCTTGCAGTTGTAGGTAGAATAGTAGTAGTACTGGTCCTTCACGCCGCTAACAGGCACTGCGCACCAGCCTTCAACCATGCCGAGTTCGATACGCTTTGCACGAACGTCCTTTTCACGGATGCCGAGGATCTTTGCGATGTACTTATCGCCGAAGCCGTCCTTCTTGGCCTGGATCAGGAGTTCGTCAGAAGGCATGCGACCCGGAGTCTTAAGCATCTTTTCTTCAAGTTCAACCAGTTCGCGCATCTGCTGCACGAAGTAAGCCTTTTCGTAAGTAGCTGCGAAAACTTCTTCGTCGGTTGCGCCCTTACGGATGGCTTCGTACATCTGGAAGTGACGTTCAGAAGAAGCGGTCTTCATCATGTCGAGAAGTTCTTCCTTGGTCTTCTTGTTAAAGTCCTTAGCAAAGCCAAGGC from Fibrobacter sp. includes:
- a CDS encoding type II toxin-antitoxin system RelE/ParE family toxin — its product is MEEIIAYEGVSFTIEWFYDEQGKSDALDFFNGLDDVNKRKVMMLFKRMGDFGRISDITKFRNEGDKIYAFKPQPNRFLSFFYTGQKIIVTNAFCKKCQKLPEEEKQKALNRKENYEQRVFGGTYYAKV
- a CDS encoding helix-turn-helix transcriptional regulator; protein product: MPKSKSTFEKMMEDPKQKEAFDKEYANFLLSELLLDAMAQEKISVRKLSNLSGISTSVIQNLRAMQPVNITLKTLTALLAPLGYELTARKGKKIVKLSA
- the carB gene encoding carbamoyl-phosphate synthase large subunit, encoding MKIEGIDKVLIIGSGPIVIGQACEFDYSGTQACKALREQGYKIVLVNSNPATIMTDPVMADATYIEPLNLERLEQIIAKERPQALLPNLGGQTGLNLSSALNKAGILDKYGVKVIGVNLDAIERGEDREIFKATMQQLGIDTPRSGICHSVEEAEKIVAEIGYPVVVRPAYTMGGAGGGFCYNVEELRTICGNGLELSMTHQCLIEESILGWEELEVEVVRDSKNQMIAICFIENIDPVGVHTGDSFCAAPFLTIDKKLEEKLKTDAFKIVEAIGVIGGTNVQFAHDPKSGRVVIIEINPRTSRSSALASKATGFPIALVSAKLAAGMTLDQMDYWRDGTLEKYTPSGDYVVLKFARWAFEKFRGVDDCLGTQMKAVGEVMAIGKTYKETLQKAIRGLENGRAGLGFAKDFNKKTKEELLDMMKTASSERHFQMYEAIRKGATDEEVFAATYEKAYFVQQMRELVELEEKMLKTPGRMPSDELLIQAKKDGFGDKYIAKILGIREKDVRAKRIELGMVEGWCAVPVSGVKDQYYYYSTYNCKDESTATNNPKKIMILGGGPNRIGQGIEFDYCCCHAAMALREMGYETIMVNCNPETVSTDYDTSDKLYFEPVTLEDVLQIYKKEQPAGVIVQFGGQTPLNIARALSDEGVKILGTSIDSIDIAEDRDLFRKMMDQLEIPMPESGMATNIDEALACVKQIGGYPVMIRPSFVLGGRGMEVIYDENMLREYVAKAVGVTPDRPLLIDRFLHNALECEADALSDGEHVYIPSVMEHVELAGVHSGDSACIIPPVTITEANLKTIKDYTRKIAESLHVCGLMNMQYAIEDGKVFVLEANPRASRTVPLVSKVCNTQMARLATRLMMGEKLEDLKLKDKKFKHHGAKEAVFPFDKFPKVDPVLGPEMRSTGEVLGLSEDFALAYYKSQEAAGSILPSSGAVLISLSDKTNLCDQAIEVGQRFQELGFKIYATEGTAKFYEKAGVKCEVVNKIAEGRPNVLDVILNKQVNLIINTPWARRDAVADESAIRKAAIKYKTPYITTLAAALDTVKGIAAAKAGKGEVKSLQEYHSSIEEI